In Streptomyces sp. NBC_00414, a single window of DNA contains:
- a CDS encoding NADPH-dependent FMN reductase, which produces MNPTANPTVDASASLPAPVKVAVIVGSNREGRFGPVVAEWLLGRLRERDDLTAEVVDTADTRLPTALSYSPSPEVTAELAKITPKLAAADAFVVLTPEYNHSFPASLKALIDWHYEEWRAKPVGFVSYGGVSGGLRAVEQLRQVFAELHAVTVRDTVSFHNAGASFDDEGRHRDPSAPDAAAKVMLDQLAWWASALQEAKAVRPYGS; this is translated from the coding sequence ATGAACCCCACAGCGAACCCCACGGTGGACGCCTCCGCCTCCCTCCCCGCGCCCGTCAAGGTCGCCGTCATCGTCGGCAGCAACAGGGAGGGCCGCTTCGGTCCGGTCGTCGCGGAATGGCTCCTCGGCCGGCTCCGCGAACGCGACGACCTCACGGCCGAGGTGGTCGACACGGCCGATACGAGGCTGCCGACGGCCCTCTCCTACTCCCCGTCCCCCGAGGTGACAGCGGAACTGGCGAAGATCACGCCCAAGCTGGCCGCCGCCGACGCCTTCGTGGTCCTGACCCCCGAGTACAACCACTCCTTCCCCGCCTCGCTCAAGGCCCTCATCGACTGGCACTACGAGGAGTGGCGCGCCAAGCCCGTCGGCTTCGTCTCGTACGGCGGGGTCTCGGGCGGTCTGCGCGCCGTCGAACAGCTCCGCCAGGTCTTCGCGGAGCTGCACGCCGTCACCGTCCGCGACACGGTGTCCTTCCACAACGCGGGCGCGTCCTTCGACGACGAGGGCCGGCACCGGGATCCCTCGGCCCCGGACGCGGCGGCGAAGGTGATGCTGGACCAGCTGGCATGGTGGGCGTCGGCGCTACAAGAGGCCAAGGCAGTCCGCCCGTACGGCAGTTGA
- a CDS encoding class F sortase: MRPFSNVSIAAATLVALLCGAWLLHSGTKTHAPPQPSAAQARAGGHVDRPAADALPHSPPDRVRIPSIRVDAPLMGLGLSPQGSLDVPPAARKNLAGWYEAGTAPGEKGTAIVAGHVDNAEGPAVFYRLGALKKGSTIEVGRRDGGVALFSVDAVEVYDARDFPDEKVYGAAGRPELRVITCGGGYSAVTGYQGNVVVFAHLTGSRPGDKGNRRP; the protein is encoded by the coding sequence GTGCGTCCGTTCAGCAATGTCTCGATAGCCGCCGCCACCCTCGTCGCGCTGCTGTGCGGGGCCTGGCTGCTGCACAGTGGCACGAAGACGCACGCGCCGCCGCAGCCGTCGGCCGCGCAGGCCCGTGCGGGCGGCCATGTGGACCGGCCCGCGGCCGACGCGCTGCCGCACTCGCCGCCCGACCGCGTCCGGATCCCCTCGATCCGGGTGGACGCCCCGCTGATGGGCCTCGGCCTCTCCCCGCAGGGCAGCCTCGACGTGCCGCCGGCCGCCAGGAAGAACCTCGCCGGCTGGTACGAGGCCGGTACCGCGCCCGGCGAGAAGGGCACCGCGATCGTCGCCGGCCATGTCGACAACGCCGAGGGCCCCGCCGTCTTCTACCGGCTCGGCGCCCTCAAGAAGGGCAGCACGATCGAGGTCGGGCGCCGGGACGGCGGTGTCGCCCTGTTCTCCGTCGACGCGGTCGAGGTGTACGACGCCCGCGACTTCCCGGACGAGAAGGTGTACGGGGCCGCCGGGCGCCCGGAGCTGCGCGTGATCACCTGTGGGGGCGGCTACTCGGCGGTCACCGGCTACCAGGGCAACGTGGTCGTCTTCGCCCACCTCACGGGCAGCCGACCGGGCGACAAGGGCAACCGCCGCCCCTGA